A region of Flavobacterium indicum GPTSA100-9 = DSM 17447 DNA encodes the following proteins:
- a CDS encoding spermidine synthase translates to MLKKILSYFYPITIYKEKSALSDELKIILYNGNYLLDTTNTNYSYGSLQKVLKKGLLKIGKTQIKEMSEILLLGVAGGSVVKTLVQEFEFKNSITGIELDANIIRLANKYFGLDKITNFNCILENAEDFIAHSNQNFDLIIIDIFEDKNMPEFLFDETFISNYKKLLKPKGYIIFNFMWIGKEKATKIQQYLSNFNENDFIVTHFKNVEHYNDLFVIQKLN, encoded by the coding sequence ATGTTAAAAAAAATTCTTAGTTACTTTTATCCCATCACTATTTATAAAGAAAAATCCGCTTTAAGTGATGAATTAAAAATTATTTTATACAATGGTAATTATTTATTAGACACTACCAATACGAATTACTCCTACGGTAGCTTGCAAAAAGTATTAAAAAAAGGCTTACTAAAAATTGGCAAGACTCAAATTAAAGAAATGAGTGAAATACTACTTTTAGGAGTCGCTGGAGGAAGTGTTGTAAAAACGTTAGTTCAAGAATTTGAATTTAAAAATAGTATAACCGGAATTGAACTGGATGCTAATATCATTAGATTAGCTAATAAATATTTTGGATTAGATAAAATTACAAATTTTAATTGTATACTTGAAAATGCAGAAGATTTTATTGCCCATTCTAATCAAAATTTTGATTTAATAATTATAGATATTTTTGAAGATAAAAATATGCCCGAATTTTTATTTGATGAAACTTTTATTTCAAATTATAAAAAGTTGCTAAAGCCAAAGGGTTATATAATTTTTAATTTTATGTGGATTGGTAAAGAAAAAGCCACTAAAATACAACAATATCTATCTAACTTTAATGAAAATGATTTTATAGTTACGCACTTTAAAAACGTTGAACATTATAATGATTTATTTGTTATTCAAAAACTAAATTAA
- a CDS encoding YitT family protein → MRTFLKNILAHTILRNKKTTQQNTKKISDYQLAKAYRILLILVKRAGKDFFLITLGIFSAAFGFKGFLLTNHFIDGGATGISLLVSAITKIPLPILIIVVNIPFVLMGYKVVSQKFAIKTAIAIAGLSVVLATVTFPNVTNDNLLVAIFGGFFLGAGIGFAVRGGAVIDGTEVLAIYLSRKFGTTIGDVIIVINVIIFSTAAYFLGIEVALYSMITYLSASKTLDFIVEGIDEYIGVTIISSNNEEIRQMIIDKMGRGVTVYSGKKGYGKRGETKETDILYTVVTRLELNRLNTEIEKIEPNAFIVMNSVKDTKGGMIKKKPLH, encoded by the coding sequence ATGAGAACATTTTTAAAAAACATATTAGCCCATACCATTTTAAGAAATAAAAAAACTACTCAACAAAATACAAAAAAAATTTCTGATTATCAATTAGCTAAAGCCTATCGCATTTTATTGATTTTAGTAAAAAGAGCTGGAAAAGATTTTTTTCTAATTACGTTGGGTATTTTTTCAGCTGCTTTTGGTTTTAAAGGTTTTCTATTGACCAATCATTTTATTGATGGGGGTGCAACAGGAATTTCTCTATTAGTTTCTGCAATTACAAAAATTCCATTACCAATTTTAATAATCGTAGTAAATATTCCTTTTGTTTTAATGGGTTATAAAGTTGTTAGTCAAAAATTTGCAATAAAAACAGCAATAGCTATTGCTGGACTTTCAGTAGTATTAGCAACAGTTACTTTTCCAAATGTTACCAATGACAATTTATTAGTAGCCATTTTTGGAGGATTTTTTTTAGGAGCAGGTATAGGTTTTGCAGTGAGAGGTGGTGCCGTAATTGATGGAACAGAAGTTTTGGCTATTTATTTAAGTAGAAAGTTTGGGACTACAATTGGTGATGTTATAATTGTTATTAATGTAATTATCTTTTCTACAGCAGCTTACTTCCTAGGAATTGAAGTGGCACTTTATTCAATGATTACTTATTTATCTGCATCTAAAACGTTAGATTTTATTGTTGAAGGTATTGATGAATATATTGGCGTAACAATTATATCTTCTAATAATGAAGAAATCAGACAAATGATTATTGATAAAATGGGACGAGGTGTAACCGTTTATAGTGGTAAAAAAGGATACGGAAAACGTGGTGAAACTAAAGAAACAGACATATTATATACTGTTGTAACGCGTTTAGAATTAAATCGTTTGAATACAGAAATTGAAAAAATTGAACCCAATGCTTTTATTGTTATGAACAGCGTAAAGGATACAAAAGGCGGAATGATTAAGAAAAAACCTTTACACTAA
- a CDS encoding 1-acyl-sn-glycerol-3-phosphate acyltransferase — MKQKIYQFIFFTLLGWKQEGTFDKNLKKCVFIVVPHTSWYDFFIGVMTRGVLGIDINWVGKKELFIFPFNYYFSWMGGTPLNRQKNENKVDSIAKIFHQKEAFRLAIAPEGTRKKVEQWKSGFYYIAQKANVPIVPVAFDWGRKTIIVSEPFYSTSNYEEDVKILEKNFEGVIGKKKEFSYKLKK; from the coding sequence ATGAAACAAAAAATATATCAATTTATTTTCTTTACCTTACTGGGCTGGAAACAAGAAGGAACTTTCGATAAAAATTTAAAAAAATGTGTGTTTATTGTAGTACCTCATACAAGTTGGTATGATTTCTTTATAGGAGTTATGACTCGTGGCGTTTTAGGAATAGATATTAATTGGGTTGGTAAAAAAGAATTGTTCATTTTCCCATTTAATTATTATTTTTCATGGATGGGAGGGACGCCTTTAAATAGACAAAAAAATGAAAATAAAGTAGATTCTATTGCTAAGATTTTTCATCAAAAAGAAGCTTTTCGTTTAGCTATTGCACCGGAGGGTACTCGAAAAAAAGTAGAACAATGGAAATCTGGATTTTATTATATAGCACAAAAAGCTAATGTGCCAATTGTACCTGTGGCTTTTGATTGGGGAAGAAAAACTATTATTGTTTCAGAACCATTCTACTCGACTTCAAATTATGAGGAAGATGTTAAAATATTAGAGAAAAATTTTGAAGGAGTCATCGGTAAGAAAAAAGAATTTAGTTATAAATTAAAAAAATAA
- a CDS encoding M14 family metallopeptidase codes for MKNSLQLANDFLYHSIKGRYLILEQIEVFLNTLHEGFTIQEIGKSELGNKISSITFGHGTTKILIWSQMHGNESTTTKGLIDFLNYCNKDTTYFQFLCSNFTFAIVPMLNPDGAQLYTRENANKVDLNRDALNCSQAESKVLRNLVEIFKPDFCFNLHDQRTIFGIIETKKPATMSFLTAAYNESREFNTTRIKAAQVINGIVKNLEEFIPGQIGRFDDTFNLNCTGDYFTNKGIPTILFEAGHFKDDYERDIVRKYVFISLQSAIYHINENDVVKNVLENYLNIFQNNKCFVDIIFKNVKIIENNVEKNINFAVQFTEVLKNNGIDFEARIYEVDILSSLFGHREYDGLGELFSSSYGEVPQIGEKADFYIGENQFVNGKLVD; via the coding sequence ATGAAAAATAGTTTACAATTAGCCAATGATTTTTTATACCATTCAATAAAAGGAAGGTATTTAATTTTAGAACAAATTGAAGTATTTCTAAATACATTACATGAAGGATTTACAATTCAAGAAATAGGTAAATCAGAATTAGGGAATAAAATTTCTAGTATAACTTTTGGTCATGGAACAACTAAGATTTTAATATGGTCTCAAATGCATGGCAATGAATCAACGACTACAAAAGGATTAATTGATTTTTTGAACTATTGTAATAAGGATACTACTTATTTCCAATTTTTATGTTCCAATTTCACTTTTGCTATAGTTCCAATGTTAAATCCAGATGGTGCACAATTATACACCCGAGAAAATGCTAATAAAGTTGATTTAAATCGTGATGCTCTAAATTGCTCTCAAGCGGAAAGTAAAGTTTTGAGAAATCTGGTTGAAATCTTTAAACCTGATTTTTGTTTCAATCTTCATGATCAACGAACCATATTCGGAATAATTGAAACTAAAAAGCCAGCTACAATGTCATTTTTAACAGCTGCATACAATGAATCTAGGGAGTTTAATACTACTAGAATTAAAGCAGCGCAGGTTATTAATGGTATTGTTAAAAATCTTGAGGAATTTATTCCTGGTCAAATTGGACGATTTGATGATACTTTTAATTTAAATTGTACAGGAGATTACTTCACAAACAAAGGTATACCTACAATTTTATTTGAAGCCGGCCATTTTAAAGATGATTATGAAAGAGATATAGTGAGAAAATACGTTTTTATTTCTTTACAATCAGCAATTTACCACATTAACGAAAACGATGTAGTTAAGAATGTTTTGGAAAATTATTTGAATATTTTTCAAAATAATAAATGTTTTGTTGATATTATTTTTAAAAATGTGAAAATTATTGAGAATAATGTAGAAAAAAACATTAACTTTGCAGTACAATTTACTGAAGTATTAAAAAATAATGGTATAGATTTTGAAGCACGAATTTATGAAGTGGATATTCTATCATCTTTATTTGGACATAGGGAATACGATGGTTTAGGTGAATTGTTTTCTTCATCTTATGGTGAAGTACCGCAAATTGGTGAAAAAGCTGATTTTTATATCGGTGAAAACCAATTTGTTAATGGAAAGTTAGTTGATTAA
- the kdsB gene encoding 3-deoxy-manno-octulosonate cytidylyltransferase, with protein sequence MKIIAVIPARYASTRFPAKLMQDLGGKTVILRTYEAAIATQLFDDVFVVTDSDLIFENIVSNGGKALMSKKEHESGSDRIAEAVEFMDVDIVINVQGDEPFINATPLKQIIEAFKQDSDKKIDLASLMFEIKEEEEITNPNNVKVIVDQQGFALYFSRSVIPYPREKNVGVRYMKHVGIYAFRKEALMDFYRLPMLSLEASEKLEQLRYLEYGKRIKMIETIHGSIGIDTLEDLEKARQLLK encoded by the coding sequence ATGAAAATCATCGCTGTTATTCCCGCTCGTTATGCTTCAACTCGTTTCCCTGCCAAATTAATGCAAGATTTAGGAGGTAAAACGGTCATTTTAAGAACGTATGAAGCGGCAATAGCTACACAATTATTTGATGATGTATTTGTTGTAACCGATTCGGATTTAATTTTTGAAAATATTGTCTCAAATGGGGGAAAAGCCCTAATGAGTAAAAAAGAACATGAGAGTGGAAGTGACCGCATTGCTGAGGCTGTTGAATTTATGGATGTTGATATTGTTATTAATGTACAAGGTGATGAACCATTTATTAACGCAACCCCTTTAAAGCAAATCATTGAAGCTTTTAAACAAGATTCGGATAAGAAAATAGATTTAGCTTCATTAATGTTTGAAATTAAAGAAGAAGAGGAAATTACGAATCCTAATAATGTTAAAGTTATTGTAGATCAACAAGGATTTGCTTTATATTTTTCACGCTCAGTTATTCCTTATCCAAGAGAAAAAAATGTAGGGGTTCGTTACATGAAACATGTGGGTATATATGCCTTTAGAAAAGAAGCTTTAATGGATTTTTATAGATTACCAATGTTGTCTTTGGAAGCTTCTGAAAAATTAGAACAACTTCGCTATTTAGAATACGGGAAACGCATTAAAATGATTGAAACTATCCACGGAAGTATAGGAATTGATACTCTAGAAGATTTGGAAAAAGCCAGACAACTATTAAAATAG
- a CDS encoding helix-turn-helix domain-containing protein, which yields MQSEEFIKRLEKVFDYYGMSASSFADKIQVQRSSISHLLSGRNKPSLDFILKIVEHFSEVDIMWLLKGYGDFPKNNNEKDVTTTLSSPEINNIKTPLQQDLFTTEHEFSKNELFKNTIETKPTMSKIEKNEKENEIEQIVVFYKDGSFKLYK from the coding sequence ATGCAATCAGAAGAATTTATTAAGAGATTAGAAAAGGTTTTTGACTATTATGGAATGTCTGCTTCTTCGTTTGCTGATAAAATTCAGGTACAACGTTCTAGTATTTCTCATCTCCTATCTGGTAGGAATAAACCAAGTTTAGATTTTATTTTAAAAATAGTGGAACATTTTTCAGAAGTTGATATCATGTGGTTATTAAAAGGCTATGGTGATTTTCCAAAAAATAACAATGAAAAAGACGTTACTACTACTCTATCATCGCCTGAAATTAATAACATAAAAACACCACTTCAACAAGATTTATTTACGACGGAACATGAATTTTCAAAAAATGAGCTGTTTAAAAATACTATTGAAACAAAACCAACAATGTCAAAAATAGAAAAAAATGAAAAAGAGAACGAAATTGAGCAGATTGTAGTATTTTATAAAGATGGTAGTTTTAAATTATATAAATAA
- a CDS encoding DUF3822 family protein: protein MHLDITQKTYKKLSFEVAPTGLSFCVIDMLSQQIVVYKNYEIDTKQVVEEALWKIFVENPILAERYDEIVVLHNSNINTFVPTSLFDPNHLGSYIQYDCKVFETDYFAYDYLDTYELNNVFIPYTEINNYLLDHYDTFDYKNCNSIFVKKALDYSKNKDFKQVWVHFQKDRFEIVVTKNQQLLLFNTFLYQTLEDFIYYLLFTFEQLQLNPEVVPLQFVGAISEENEFFKIAYRYIRNCSILDVGQLAATLKVEEKDILRHFILFHS from the coding sequence ATGCATTTAGATATTACACAAAAAACATATAAAAAATTGAGTTTTGAAGTGGCTCCAACAGGCCTTTCATTTTGTGTAATTGATATGCTATCCCAACAAATAGTAGTCTATAAAAACTATGAAATAGATACTAAACAAGTAGTAGAAGAAGCACTTTGGAAAATTTTTGTTGAAAATCCAATTTTGGCCGAACGTTATGATGAAATTGTGGTGTTGCACAATTCTAATATAAATACATTTGTGCCTACTTCACTATTTGATCCAAATCATTTGGGCAGTTACATTCAATATGATTGTAAGGTATTTGAAACGGATTATTTTGCTTATGACTATTTAGATACTTATGAATTAAATAATGTTTTTATTCCTTATACAGAAATAAATAATTATCTTTTAGATCATTACGATACATTTGACTATAAAAATTGTAATTCCATTTTTGTAAAGAAAGCATTAGATTATTCAAAAAATAAAGATTTTAAGCAAGTTTGGGTACATTTTCAAAAGGACCGATTTGAAATTGTGGTAACTAAAAACCAACAATTATTGCTTTTCAACACCTTTTTGTATCAAACTTTAGAAGATTTTATTTATTACTTATTATTTACTTTTGAGCAATTACAATTAAATCCAGAAGTTGTTCCCCTACAATTTGTTGGAGCAATTTCTGAAGAAAACGAATTCTTTAAAATTGCTTACCGATACATAAGAAATTGTTCCATTTTAGATGTTGGACAGTTAGCAGCAACTTTAAAAGTTGAAGAAAAAGACATTTTACGTCATTTTATTTTATTTCATTCATGA
- a CDS encoding ATP-dependent DNA helicase — MSPSQFYKTLLDNFPFEPTLQQQIFFQKITEYLLFSGDNDIFVLKGYAGTGKTTLISVLVNYLNVIGQKAVLLAPTGRAAKVMASYADKPAFTIHKRIYFPKKNKNGGMGFVMQANKFKDTVFIVDEASMISDAQNEMSRYENGSLLDDLLFYVYAGHNCRIILVGDTAQLPPVNSAISLALEIDSLALNYQKEVHHIELDEVMRQSEKSGILYNATALRSLLKKQFIPGFEFKLGKFKDIIRLQDGYEIEDAIHQAYYNYSVEDTAFIVRSNKRANQYNQQIRTKILGKESELTAGDLLMVVKNNYFWLSEKSEAGFIANGDIIEVLAIRKIKELYSFRFAEVTVRMIDYPNQEPFDTVVLLDTITSESPSLTYDESNRLYHEVLLDYADEPYQYKKLQKVKANPYFNALQVKFSYAITCHKSQGGQWQTVFVEQPYLPDGIDVEYIRWLYTAITRAKDKLYLIGFKDEFFES; from the coding sequence ATGTCGCCTTCCCAATTTTATAAAACTCTTTTAGATAATTTTCCTTTTGAACCAACGTTACAACAGCAAATTTTCTTTCAAAAAATTACAGAATATTTATTGTTTTCTGGTGATAACGATATTTTTGTTTTAAAAGGGTATGCGGGTACAGGTAAAACAACATTAATTTCAGTTTTAGTAAATTATTTGAATGTAATCGGTCAAAAAGCAGTTTTATTAGCCCCAACGGGAAGAGCCGCTAAAGTAATGGCAAGTTACGCCGACAAACCCGCTTTTACCATTCATAAACGCATTTATTTTCCTAAAAAAAATAAAAATGGCGGCATGGGCTTTGTAATGCAGGCTAATAAATTTAAAGATACTGTTTTTATAGTTGATGAAGCTTCCATGATTTCAGATGCTCAAAATGAAATGAGTCGGTATGAAAATGGTTCACTTTTAGATGATTTATTGTTTTATGTTTATGCGGGTCATAATTGTCGTATTATTTTAGTTGGTGATACGGCGCAGTTACCTCCTGTAAATTCTGCAATAAGTCTGGCATTAGAGATAGATTCTTTGGCTCTCAATTATCAGAAAGAAGTACATCATATTGAATTAGATGAAGTGATGCGCCAATCTGAAAAATCGGGAATTTTATACAATGCAACGGCACTACGATCGTTATTAAAAAAACAATTTATACCAGGTTTTGAATTTAAATTAGGGAAATTTAAAGACATCATTCGTTTACAAGATGGTTATGAAATAGAAGATGCTATTCATCAAGCCTATTATAATTATAGTGTAGAAGATACCGCCTTTATTGTACGTTCAAACAAAAGAGCCAATCAATACAACCAACAAATTAGAACCAAAATTTTAGGTAAAGAAAGCGAATTGACAGCAGGCGATTTATTAATGGTTGTAAAGAATAATTATTTTTGGTTATCCGAAAAATCAGAGGCTGGTTTTATTGCTAATGGCGATATTATAGAAGTTTTAGCCATAAGAAAAATCAAAGAATTGTACAGTTTTCGATTTGCTGAAGTAACAGTTCGTATGATTGATTATCCCAATCAAGAACCATTTGATACGGTAGTTTTATTAGATACTATAACCAGTGAATCCCCCTCATTAACTTACGATGAATCAAACCGATTGTATCATGAAGTGTTGTTAGATTATGCAGACGAACCTTATCAATACAAAAAATTACAAAAAGTAAAGGCAAATCCCTATTTTAATGCCTTACAAGTCAAATTTTCGTATGCTATTACTTGTCATAAATCACAGGGAGGGCAGTGGCAAACCGTTTTTGTAGAACAACCCTATTTGCCCGACGGTATTGATGTTGAATACATTCGTTGGTTGTATACAGCCATCACACGAGCAAAAGACAAATTGTATTTAATTGGATTTAAAGACGAGTTTTTTGAAAGTTAA
- a CDS encoding potassium channel family protein: MKSFFKKLFLGKVSINDKRSRHISPIQKRILNIRSIWNNDHQDDNGIEKLFRLFLAISQLLFPGVYIKQLANKYGPEYQDLAMDGYILIKLSLPYFILINHWQNYTPLVVLMTYFLLETALYIPMLIFASDMLSRPRSYKRSMMMLFLNYVEIVSAFAVLYTLGDNMNKPFTHWFDAIYFSVITSNSLGYGDFHPVSLFGKVLASIQTMFFLSFLVLFINFFSNNVKTKGYFDHENNN; encoded by the coding sequence ATGAAATCGTTTTTCAAGAAATTATTTTTAGGTAAAGTTTCTATCAATGACAAGAGAAGTCGTCATATAAGCCCTATTCAAAAAAGGATATTGAATATTCGTTCCATTTGGAATAATGATCATCAAGATGATAATGGAATTGAAAAATTATTTCGGTTGTTTTTAGCAATTTCACAATTACTATTTCCAGGAGTTTATATTAAACAATTAGCCAATAAATACGGTCCAGAATATCAAGATTTAGCCATGGATGGTTACATACTAATTAAACTGAGTTTACCCTATTTTATTTTAATCAATCATTGGCAAAACTATACTCCTTTAGTTGTTTTAATGACTTATTTTTTACTAGAAACTGCACTGTATATTCCGATGCTTATTTTTGCATCAGACATGTTATCGAGGCCTCGATCCTATAAACGTTCAATGATGATGTTGTTTTTAAACTATGTAGAAATTGTATCTGCTTTTGCTGTACTTTACACCTTAGGAGATAATATGAATAAACCATTTACACATTGGTTTGATGCAATTTATTTTAGCGTAATCACTTCAAATTCTTTAGGTTATGGCGATTTCCACCCAGTTAGTTTATTTGGAAAAGTGTTAGCCAGTATTCAAACGATGTTCTTTTTGTCTTTTTTAGTTTTGTTTATTAATTTCTTTTCAAATAATGTTAAAACCAAAGGTTATTTTGATCACGAAAACAATAATTAG